CCAACTCATGGACCGGAGCAAACGCCCTGACGGCGCCGATAGTAGTTTGGCGCAGCGCCGCAAAATCAATGGGGATGGGCAGGCGGTAGGTGCTTACGCCCCGTGGGTCACCGGTTACATGCTCTTTGAATACCGCTTGAGCTTCCTTCAGCTGCTGGTGGTACAGGGCAACGTTTTCAGTTGCCAGCAGCTGGGTACACAGCGCCACCATCCGTGGATAATCGGGGGTGGCGGCATACACGTCCAGTCGGTCCTCGTCCTGTATCTGCATTATTCTGGAAATGATACGGCGATACACGGAGCCCTTCATGGTGAAGCCGCCATCTAAATTTCCCACCGCCGCCTGCGTTTCTGCCCAATTTTTATTGGGTTTATGGTACCGGGCAAAGCTGCTGAAGTCATGAGCAATAATGCCTGACTCCACTCCAAGCAGGTGGATCAGCGTCCCGGTTATGCGGAAAAGGATAGTGAATACCGGCTGCGGATCTACGGCCAGCAGTGCCTCCAGCCGGTCTTGCTGCGAGTAGAACTGCCTTCTCAGCTCGTCTGCCTCAACCCGGGTAGCTTCCAGGCTGCTGTTCTCTTCGGGCGCCATACGCTTGTTTTACTTCGCCTCCCATACGTTGTTTGCCTTGCTATTATCCGGGGTGTAGGTGTGGCCTAGCACCACTTTCTTCACGGCCTTTTTGCCATCCAGCGGTATCGTGACGGTCTTGCTGCCGTCCTGCCACACGGCAATGGTGCGGTGCAGCTTCTGGGTGGAGTTATCGGCGTAGGTGACGGTCAGATCCACGGGCATGGGCTTGCTGCCTTTGGCTTCCACGATGATGCTTTCCTTGCTCACGCTCTGCAGGGCCAGGTCGGGGTAGCCGCCGTCGAAAAACCAGCGCTGCCAGAACCAGTTCAGGTTTTGCCCCGCGCCCTCGTTCATGGAGTTGAAGAAGTCGTAGGGCATGGGGTGCTTGCCGTTCCAGGTGCGGATGTAGTTGTGCAGGGCCTTGGTAAAGAGCTCCTCGCCCAGCAAATCCCGCACATAGTAGTAACCCAGGGCGGGCTTGGGGTAGGAGTTCAGGAAGAAGGGCGTGCCGTTTTGCTGGGTGCTAAGCGTGACGATGGGCAGGTCGTTTTCCGAATCGGCGGCCCGGGCGTAGGGCTCCACGCCGTACTCGTCCACCAGCTTAGGGTCAATAATGTTGCTGATAATCCACTCGCCGATGGTGGCCCAGCCCTCGTCCATCCAGCCGTACTTGGTTTCGTTGATGCCCAGGTAGAACGGGAACATCGTGTGAAAAATCTCGTGGTCGGTGAGGGTAATGGCGTCCTCCCGGGAGTCCACGGGGTTGTCGTTCACCATCATCGGGTACTCCATCTGGTCGAGGCCGTCGAAGATGGTTTCGTGGGCGTAGGGGAAAGGCCACTTGGGGAAGCTGTAGCTCATGGCCTCCACCGTTTTGCGGGCGAAGTGCACCACTTCCTGGTAGTCCTTGTGCTTGGTGTTGTACACGGCGTCCACGCGGGTGCGGCGCTTGGTGGCCGGATCTACCACCAAGCTCGTAGACTGCCACACGTAGTGGTCGGCGGTGGCAAAGACGAAGTCCGTCACGTTCTGGGCCTCAAAGCGCCAGGTGTTCTGGGCATTGGCGGCCGTAATGTCCTGGCGCTTGAGGTCACTCTCGTTGATGATGTGGACCACGGCATCTTTCTGCTCGGCATCGGCCAGGCGCTTGGCGTACTTTTTCGTCAGCACCTGGTCGGCATTTTTCAGGTCGCCGGTAGCCCACACCACGAAGTTGCGGGGCACGGTAATGGCGGCTTTGAAGTTGCAGAAGTCGTTGTAGAACTCCTGGCTGCCGTTGTAGGCGAAGCGGTTCCAGCCGTCAATATCATCATACACGGCAATGCGGGGAAAGAAGTAGGCTACAAAGTCGGCGCCGGGCTCAATCTCGCCGGTGCGCATGTGGGAGCCTTTGTTGAGCGTGTAGGAGTAGGCAATGGTCACCTTAGCCGTTTGCTTGGGGCCAATGGCTTTGCTGACTGGCACGGGCATGTTGGTGGCATCGATGCGCAGTTTCTGCACATCGAACGTCTGGCCATTGATGGCCAGGGCCGAAATCTTCACTCCGTCGTGAATATCCTCGGGCTTGAAGGTACTGGAGCGAGGCGCGCCTTTCTGGTAGAGGTTGGGGTAGAGCTTAAACCAGAGCTGTTGCAGCGAATCGGGGCTGTTGTTGACGTAGCTGATGCTGACCGTGCCGGCTACCAGGCGGGTTTTAGGGTCGAAGCTGATTTTGAGGTCGTAGTCGGCCGTATTCTGCCAGTACTTGGGGCCGGGCTGCCCGTTCTGGGCGCGGGTGCCGCGGGCGTAGGTTTTCTGCAGATTCAGCGGCACGGGCAGGGTGGGTTGGGCCGCGGCCAGCAGGGAAACGAGCAACAGGCCGGCCGTAGCCAGCAAACGGGAAAGCGGAAGGGGCATAGAAGAGCAATAGGTTACTGCAAAGTAACGAGGTTCGGGTCGGGGCTGCGTGAAACGAAGATGAGGGCCGGGCTTTTTCTGCCCCATTGCAAGCTGCCCAAGGCAGGCGTGAGTAAAACGCACCCGAAGCTGTACCCAAACAGGCTGTACCAAAAATACTTTGGTACAGCCTGTGTGGGTACAACATCACTGACGACGAGAAGCCAGGCCTTAAGCCGTTACCAGGTTTTCGGCCCGCAATACCTGTTCGCCGCTCCAGCGGTAGGCTACCAGCTGCCCGCCCCGGGCCACGCTATAATCGAGGCAGACGGCGTGGGGGCGCAGAATCTGGGGGGTGCCACGCAGCCAGTAATGTCCGAAAAAGACCGGGGTTTCCTCGGCGTAGTGGTAGGCATCGGGCAGGGCCGCGTGGTCCACCGGGTGGGCGTCCAAGGTTGGAATGCTTTCCAGGTAGTAGTCGGCGTAGGTGCAGCCCTGGGGGTTGCACCACCAGCGGATGCGCATTTTGGTGCGCTCGTTCCGGTCTTTGTCGTAGAAGCTCAGGCCGGGCGGCAGCGTTATTTCCTTGCCTTTCAGGGTTTCTTCGATAGCCAGGTACTCGGGCGTGCTGCGGTCGGCAGCGCGGAGCAGCACGTCGGCGGTAAGCCGGTCATCGGTCAGCTCGGAGCGCAGCAGCTCGATGTGGCGCGGGTCCCAGCAGGCGTGCACTACTCGCAGCTGGCCCAGGTCCAGAAAAAGGGGCAGGGTCTTGAACCACTGGATGTAGTCGTGCCACTCTTGGTACAACTCCCGGCCGTTGAATTCCTCCAGGGTGCGCACATGCTGCAGGATGTTGCGCGGGGTGTGGGGCCGCAGGTGGCCGCCCTGCGGGTGCTGTTCATAGAAGCAGATGGCGTTGTACTCGTGGTTGCCCATCACGGCCAGGGCTGCGCCACCGTCAACCATAGCCCGCACAATCTGCAGCGTTTCCCGGATGCTAGGGCCCCGGTCCACGAAGTCACCTACAAAGATGACTTGGCGGGTAGGGTGGCGGTACACACCGTTTTGTAGGGTATAATCAAGCTTGGTGAGTAGCCGGCGCAGCTCGTCGGCGTGGCCGTGGATATCACCAATTAAGTCGTAGTGCATAGGGTAGGAATAGAAGGAAATACAAGATCGTCATTGCGAGCGAAGCCGAGGAACCTCGCTGTCAGTCATTGTTAGTCGTTGTTGGAAAAAGAACGTCGTGCTTGATCTGGCAACGGCAGCACGCAAGATGTCTCGCTGTGCTCGATATGACGTTCGGCTTTTTAACCACTCCGCTAGCTCAACTCACTACGCACCTGTTGCAGAATCTGGCGCCAGTACCTGAGAAACAGCATGTGGCCCTCGTCGGGGAGCATGCGCAGGGTGGCGTGGGGCAGGCGGGTGGAGAGGTAGTGAATCGGCGCGGGGTGCCAGATGAAGTCGGCGGTGCCGTGCCAGATAGTGGTGGGGGCCCGGATGGCAGCCAGCGTAAATTCGGGGCGGCGGCACAGCGCTTGGCCGTCGTAGTACACGCCCTGGCCCTGGTGGGTGAAGGCGTGCTGGGCCGCGTCGCGCAGAACCATGCGCGAGACGGGGTTGCCGGCTTCCTCCTGCTCAGCGGGCCCCAGCATGTTCATAAACCGGTCAATCATCCGGTCAGGCTCCCGGGTCCACTGCTGGCTGAGGCGGCGGAAAACCGGTTTGGCCAGGCCTGCGGCATAGTCGTTGAGAAACTTGATGGTTTTCCAGCGGGGCGGCAGGGCCCGGTAGGTTTCGGGCTCCCCCAGCGGCAGGCAGGTACTGAGCAGGTGCAGGGCCGTGACGCGGCTGATATACAGAGCCGCCTGAGCCTGAGCATACAAGCCGCCCGCCGACCAGCCCAGCACCGGCAGCGGCCCACGGATGCCCAGCGCGTCGAGAGCAAAAAACACGTCTTCGGCAAAGGACTCCAGTGTCAGGTGGCGGTGCACATCTGAGTT
Above is a genomic segment from Hymenobacter cellulosivorans containing:
- a CDS encoding M1 family metallopeptidase, translating into MPLPLSRLLATAGLLLVSLLAAAQPTLPVPLNLQKTYARGTRAQNGQPGPKYWQNTADYDLKISFDPKTRLVAGTVSISYVNNSPDSLQQLWFKLYPNLYQKGAPRSSTFKPEDIHDGVKISALAINGQTFDVQKLRIDATNMPVPVSKAIGPKQTAKVTIAYSYTLNKGSHMRTGEIEPGADFVAYFFPRIAVYDDIDGWNRFAYNGSQEFYNDFCNFKAAITVPRNFVVWATGDLKNADQVLTKKYAKRLADAEQKDAVVHIINESDLKRQDITAANAQNTWRFEAQNVTDFVFATADHYVWQSTSLVVDPATKRRTRVDAVYNTKHKDYQEVVHFARKTVEAMSYSFPKWPFPYAHETIFDGLDQMEYPMMVNDNPVDSREDAITLTDHEIFHTMFPFYLGINETKYGWMDEGWATIGEWIISNIIDPKLVDEYGVEPYARAADSENDLPIVTLSTQQNGTPFFLNSYPKPALGYYYVRDLLGEELFTKALHNYIRTWNGKHPMPYDFFNSMNEGAGQNLNWFWQRWFFDGGYPDLALQSVSKESIIVEAKGSKPMPVDLTVTYADNSTQKLHRTIAVWQDGSKTVTIPLDGKKAVKKVVLGHTYTPDNSKANNVWEAK
- a CDS encoding metallophosphoesterase — encoded protein: MHYDLIGDIHGHADELRRLLTKLDYTLQNGVYRHPTRQVIFVGDFVDRGPSIRETLQIVRAMVDGGAALAVMGNHEYNAICFYEQHPQGGHLRPHTPRNILQHVRTLEEFNGRELYQEWHDYIQWFKTLPLFLDLGQLRVVHACWDPRHIELLRSELTDDRLTADVLLRAADRSTPEYLAIEETLKGKEITLPPGLSFYDKDRNERTKMRIRWWCNPQGCTYADYYLESIPTLDAHPVDHAALPDAYHYAEETPVFFGHYWLRGTPQILRPHAVCLDYSVARGGQLVAYRWSGEQVLRAENLVTA
- a CDS encoding alpha/beta fold hydrolase — protein: MPSVFAQPTLVTLPDQRRLEIIRHGDPTHQPVLFHHGYASSGLSIPPNAELLAQLELQILAPNRPGSGNSDVHRHLTLESFAEDVFFALDALGIRGPLPVLGWSAGGLYAQAQAALYISRVTALHLLSTCLPLGEPETYRALPPRWKTIKFLNDYAAGLAKPVFRRLSQQWTREPDRMIDRFMNMLGPAEQEEAGNPVSRMVLRDAAQHAFTHQGQGVYYDGQALCRRPEFTLAAIRAPTTIWHGTADFIWHPAPIHYLSTRLPHATLRMLPDEGHMLFLRYWRQILQQVRSELS